The genomic window GGTTGATTTACTTCAGCAATTATCCAATGTAGAATATTCTAATTCGTGTGTTCATTTGAGCAATGCGAGTATTGGCGAGCATACCCGTCATATTATTGAGTTGTTCCAATGTTTGGAAAATCAATACGATTCAGGTATCATTAATTATGACCGAAGAGAAAGAAATGTTTTCATGCAAACCAATACTGATTTTGCGATTGAACAAATCGTTTGTATCCAAAATAATTTAGAAAAAGAAAACAAAGAATTAGTTTTAGAACAAAAAATAGGAAACGATTTGATTCAAACTCAAACCAGTTATTATCGAGAATTGTTGTATAATTTAGAGCATTGTATTCATCATCAAGCCTTGATAAAAGTAGCGGTTTTACAACTTTCAACCATAACAATTGACAATAATTTTGGCGTTGCACGTTCCACCATCGAATACAGAAAACAATGTGCACAGTAAGTTTTGTTGCCACTAATGGCAAAGTTATGATTACTTCTAATCGGGATGAAAAAGTGTTGCGACCGAACGCTATCGAACCTCGAAATTATTTGATAAACAACAAAAACATTATTTTTCCAAAAGATGCTAAAGCAGGAGGAACTTGGTTTGCAGTCGATGAAAACGGAACCATTTTGGTTTTGTTGAATGGAGCGAATGAAAAACATCAAGTACAATCGCCTTACAGAAAAAGTAGGGGTTTGATTGTCTTGGACATCATAAGCAGCATATCGCCAAAGGATTTTTGGCAGGAAATTAATTTACAAAAAATAGAACCTTTTACCTTGGTTTTGTATCAAAATCAGGAACTTTTTCAATTGCGTTGGGATGGAAACCAAAAGGAAACAACGGAATTAGATGTTGCTAAAAATCACATTTGGTCATCGGCAACTTTGTATCCAAAGGAAATTCGAGAAAATAGAACCCATTGGTTTTATTCTTTTCTAGACTCAAATTCAATGGTTTCCGAAAAAGAAATGTATTATTTTCATCGTTATACCAAAGAAGAAAATCAAGAAAATGGCTTGGTTATCAATCGAAATAACGAAATGAAAACCTTGAGTATCACACAATCAGTCATCGAAAAAAATAAAGTGGCTATTTTGTATTATGATTTGATTGCCCAAAAAGAAATCGAAACTTCGTTTATAATCATTTAATTCAACCCTTTATAATTGAAACTTTTTTTACATAAACTCACACATTGGGAATACTGGCCGTTTAAGATTGTCTATATTCCCATTTATTTTCTTTGGGCGTTTTATTCCATTAAAGTAAAGTCGTTATTTTTTTTTAATGCGTCTAATCCAACCATAAAAAATGGTGGATTTATGATGGAATCCAAGAAGGCAATCTATAATTTGATTCCGCAAAAATATTACCCTAAAACCGAATTGATAAAAGAAGCAACTCCTTTGAACGAGATTCTAAAAACAATCGAAAAATCAAACATAAAATATCCATTCATTGCCAAACCAGATGTTGGTTTACGAGGTTCGGCTGTCAAAAAAATTCACAATCCAGAAGAACTAGAATTGTATAATAAGAAAGCTGATTTTGATTATTTAGTTCAGGATTTAATTCCTTTCGAAAATGAAGTCGGTATTTTTTATGTGCGTTATCCCAATGAAAAAATAGGTAGAATAACAGGAATTGTTGCCAAAGAATTTTTGATTATTGAAGGCGATGGCATTGCTACAACCGAAGCATTAATCAAGAAAAATCCACGTTACGCATTGCAATTAAAAGCTTTGAGATTAGAATACGGTAAGCAATTATTAAACGTTTTACCCAAAGGCGAAAAACTCAATTTAGTGCCTTATGGCAATCACGCTCGTGGTGCAAAATTCATAGACGTTAGCCATTGGATTAGTCCAAAATTAACTGAAACGATTAACGAAATGTGTTTGCAGATTCCTGGTTTTTATTTCGGAAGATTGGATGTTATGTACAACAATTTAGAAGAATTAGAACGAGGCGAAAATTTTGCGATAGTAGAACTCAATGGAGCCGCCAGCGAACCAACGCATATTTATGATCCAAAGCATTCGCTATTTTTCGCATGGAGAGAATTGGCAAAACACATTACTTTGATGTACAAAATAAGTGTGGAGAACCACAAAAACGGTGTTCCTTATTTGTCACATCAAGAAGGGATGAAAGAATATCGATTGCATTTGCAGCAAAGCCAAAAAATAGTTAATTTCTAATACATGAAAGCATTAAAAAACATATTCTTTGGTTTTTTGGTAAGCTTTCTGGGTTCGTTACCCGTTGGTTATTTGAATATTATTGGGGTAGAGATTTTTTCAATACTAGGAATAAATTCGTTGTTTTCTTATTTGTTTGGCGTCATTACTATCGAGGCAGTTGTGATTTATCTTACCGTAATTTTTGCGAATCAACTGGCTGAAAACAAAAAAATACTACGATTTATTGATTTTTTTGCGGTGTTTTTCTTCCTGTTGTTGGCTTATTTATTTTTTGCAAATTCCAATCAAACGACTCAAGAACATCATTATCTGGAAGGTTATATTCAGTATTCTACTTTTCTTATTGGTTTGGTTTTGTGCGGTTTGAATTTTCTTCAAATCCCTTTTTGGATGGGCTGGAATTTGTATTTATTGAATATTAAATCCATTTCATTGGTCAAGAAACTTAAGTTTTATTATATTTTTGGGACTTTGGGCGGCACTTTTTTAGGGATGCTTACTGCCATTCTTTTGATGGATTATTTATCTCAAATCGCATTTTCTTTTTCAGCATACAATTTACCAATGGTTGTTTCTATATTTTTTGTAATGTTGGCTATTTTTCAAGTTTTTAAGATTTGTAAAAAGTATTATGGTTTGGATAAATAATAGATACCCATTTGTAGTGATTTTTGAC from Flavobacterium eburneipallidum includes these protein-coding regions:
- a CDS encoding NRDE family protein, with translation MCTVSFVATNGKVMITSNRDEKVLRPNAIEPRNYLINNKNIIFPKDAKAGGTWFAVDENGTILVLLNGANEKHQVQSPYRKSRGLIVLDIISSISPKDFWQEINLQKIEPFTLVLYQNQELFQLRWDGNQKETTELDVAKNHIWSSATLYPKEIRENRTHWFYSFLDSNSMVSEKEMYYFHRYTKEENQENGLVINRNNEMKTLSITQSVIEKNKVAILYYDLIAQKEIETSFIII
- a CDS encoding D-alanine--D-alanine ligase translates to MMESKKAIYNLIPQKYYPKTELIKEATPLNEILKTIEKSNIKYPFIAKPDVGLRGSAVKKIHNPEELELYNKKADFDYLVQDLIPFENEVGIFYVRYPNEKIGRITGIVAKEFLIIEGDGIATTEALIKKNPRYALQLKALRLEYGKQLLNVLPKGEKLNLVPYGNHARGAKFIDVSHWISPKLTETINEMCLQIPGFYFGRLDVMYNNLEELERGENFAIVELNGAASEPTHIYDPKHSLFFAWRELAKHITLMYKISVENHKNGVPYLSHQEGMKEYRLHLQQSQKIVNF
- a CDS encoding DinB family protein, translating into MVVSSINNSLEELVDLLQQLSNVEYSNSCVHLSNASIGEHTRHIIELFQCLENQYDSGIINYDRRERNVFMQTNTDFAIEQIVCIQNNLEKENKELVLEQKIGNDLIQTQTSYYRELLYNLEHCIHHQALIKVAVLQLSTITIDNNFGVARSTIEYRKQCAQ